From Microlunatus capsulatus, a single genomic window includes:
- a CDS encoding RNA polymerase sigma factor, translating to MTGAVEDGADGRTGGAGGAEPERLAVRAARLFLAYRDGDAARMGDLVTLVTPLLWHTARGARLDAATAEDVLQTVWLALVRHADTITDPVAVLQWLVVSTKRESWRVSRAQTRTRPEDFEASDSAAGAVVEAVGTPSVEEEVLGAATNSTLWRHIAALPERCRALLRVIAFADRPDYAELSRSLGMPQGSIGPTRGRCLAKLRLALAADPAWETP from the coding sequence ATGACGGGCGCGGTGGAGGACGGGGCGGACGGCCGGACGGGAGGGGCCGGCGGTGCGGAGCCGGAGCGGCTGGCGGTGCGGGCGGCGCGGTTGTTCCTGGCCTACCGCGACGGCGACGCGGCGCGGATGGGTGACCTGGTCACGCTGGTGACGCCGCTGCTGTGGCACACCGCGCGCGGCGCCCGGCTGGACGCGGCGACCGCGGAGGACGTGCTGCAGACGGTGTGGCTGGCCCTCGTGCGGCACGCCGACACCATCACCGACCCGGTGGCGGTGCTGCAGTGGCTGGTGGTCAGCACCAAGCGCGAGTCGTGGCGGGTGTCGCGGGCGCAGACCCGCACCCGCCCCGAGGACTTCGAGGCGAGCGACAGCGCCGCCGGGGCCGTGGTCGAGGCCGTCGGCACCCCGTCGGTCGAGGAGGAGGTGCTGGGTGCGGCCACCAACTCGACGCTGTGGCGCCACATCGCCGCGCTACCGGAGCGCTGCCGGGCGCTGCTGCGGGTGATCGCCTTCGCCGACCGCCCCGACTACGCCGAGCTGTCCCGCTCCCTGGGGATGCCCCAGGGCAGCATCGGACCCACCCGCGGCCGCTGCCTGGCGAAGCTCCGCCTGGCCCTGGCCGCCGATCCCGCCTGGGAGACCCCGTGA